The Callithrix jacchus isolate 240 chromosome 20, calJac240_pri, whole genome shotgun sequence genome has a window encoding:
- the LOC118149769 gene encoding uncharacterized protein LOC118149769 isoform X5, which produces MFPSCPALRKGLRLLQRGAHGPTQRLRPRSILIAGQQVPPRGAGLRSCGPPCSSPPTSAASCSVAPSPIDRPGARSAGARRGTGSQIQARPRRGTTEVAGARRPGSFKQTARAPRAGRAACAHVPAPPRPAPRLARPLRPRDSGRRRSPPAAVTAGHRRGAGGCGVPLAVAARCPPAPRGRRQGIARPSPAAAQGARGSGPSPRGLPPDGGAPEAPPPWPLSLARLPHPRPPSQTERGADLRSPGPLFKVKTSPTSALLDPEQGDADSAEGTRGSPCPSRQ; this is translated from the coding sequence ATGTTCCCGAGCTGCCCGGCGCTTCGCAAGGGGCTGAGGCTGCTGCAGCGCGGGGCTCACGGCCCGACGCAGCGGCTGCGGCCCCGCTCCATCCTCATCGCCGGCCAGCAGGTGCCTCCCCGCGGGGCAGGGCTCAGGTCCTGCGGCCCGCCATGCTCGAGCCCCCCGACGAGCGCCGCCTCCTGCTCTGTGGCGCCCAGTCCCATCGACCGCCCGGGGGCGAGGAGTGCGGGCGCGCGGCGCGGGACGGGGAGCCAGATACAAGCGCGGCCCCGGCGCGGGACCACTGAAGTGGCGGGCGCGAGGCGCCCAGGCTCATTTAAGCAGACAGCGCGAGCGCCGCGTGCCGGCCGCGCCGCCTGTGCGCATgtgcccgccccgccccgccccgccccgcgcctgGCGCGCCCGCTGCGGCCTCGCGACTCGGGACGGCGTCGCTCACCGCCTGCTGCCGTTACGGCTGGGCACCGGCGGGGCGCGGGGGGGTGTGGGGTACCCCTCGCTGTGGCTGCGCGGTGCCCTCCCGCTCCGAGAGGCCGACGCCAGGGCATAGCCCGGCCAAGCCCGGCCGCCGCGCAGGGTGCCCGGGGCAGCGGCCCGAGCCCTCGAGGCCTCCCGCCTGACGGAGGCGCCCCGGAAGCGCCGCCACCCTGGCCCCTCTCCCTCGCCCGCCTGCCCCATCCCCGCCCACCCTCTCAGACGGAACGGGGCGCCGACCTCCGGTCCCCCGGACCTCTATTCAAGGTCAAAacttcgcccacctcagccttgctcGACCCGGAGCAGGGAGACGCGGACTCGGCAGAGGGAACCAGAGGCTCTCCCTGCCCTTCGCGCCAGTGA
- the LOC118149769 gene encoding uncharacterized protein LOC118149769 isoform X2 — MFPSCPALRKGLRLLQRGAHGPTQRLRPRSILIAGQQVPPRGAGLRSCGPPCSSPPTSAASCSVAPSPIDRPGARSAGARRGTGSQIQARPRRGTTEVAGARRPGSFKQTARAPRAGRAACAHVPAPPRPAPRLARPLRPRDSGRRRSPPAAVTAGHRRGAGGCGVPLAVAARCPPAPRGRRQGIARPSPAAAQGARGSGPSPRGLPPDGGAPEAPPPWPLSLARLPHPRPPSQTERGADLRSPGPLFKVKTSPTSALLDPEQGDADSAEGTRGSPCPSRQFGETCFMAQEYGLSCSPKMDDTNV; from the coding sequence ATGTTCCCGAGCTGCCCGGCGCTTCGCAAGGGGCTGAGGCTGCTGCAGCGCGGGGCTCACGGCCCGACGCAGCGGCTGCGGCCCCGCTCCATCCTCATCGCCGGCCAGCAGGTGCCTCCCCGCGGGGCAGGGCTCAGGTCCTGCGGCCCGCCATGCTCGAGCCCCCCGACGAGCGCCGCCTCCTGCTCTGTGGCGCCCAGTCCCATCGACCGCCCGGGGGCGAGGAGTGCGGGCGCGCGGCGCGGGACGGGGAGCCAGATACAAGCGCGGCCCCGGCGCGGGACCACTGAAGTGGCGGGCGCGAGGCGCCCAGGCTCATTTAAGCAGACAGCGCGAGCGCCGCGTGCCGGCCGCGCCGCCTGTGCGCATgtgcccgccccgccccgccccgccccgcgcctgGCGCGCCCGCTGCGGCCTCGCGACTCGGGACGGCGTCGCTCACCGCCTGCTGCCGTTACGGCTGGGCACCGGCGGGGCGCGGGGGGGTGTGGGGTACCCCTCGCTGTGGCTGCGCGGTGCCCTCCCGCTCCGAGAGGCCGACGCCAGGGCATAGCCCGGCCAAGCCCGGCCGCCGCGCAGGGTGCCCGGGGCAGCGGCCCGAGCCCTCGAGGCCTCCCGCCTGACGGAGGCGCCCCGGAAGCGCCGCCACCCTGGCCCCTCTCCCTCGCCCGCCTGCCCCATCCCCGCCCACCCTCTCAGACGGAACGGGGCGCCGACCTCCGGTCCCCCGGACCTCTATTCAAGGTCAAAacttcgcccacctcagccttgctcGACCCGGAGCAGGGAGACGCGGACTCGGCAGAGGGAACCAGAGGCTCTCCCTGCCCTTCGCGCCA
- the LOC118149769 gene encoding uncharacterized protein LOC118149769 isoform X1, with translation MFPSCPALRKGLRLLQRGAHGPTQRLRPRSILIAGQQVPPRGAGLRSCGPPCSSPPTSAASCSVAPSPIDRPGARSAGARRGTGSQIQARPRRGTTEVAGARRPGSFKQTARAPRAGRAACAHVPAPPRPAPRLARPLRPRDSGRRRSPPAAVTAGHRRGAGGCGVPLAVAARCPPAPRGRRQGIARPSPAAAQGARGSGPSPRGLPPDGGAPEAPPPWPLSLARLPHPRPPSQTERGADLRSPGPLFKVKTSPTSALLDPEQGDADSAEGTRGSPCPSRQFGETCFMAQEYGLSWSSYGIFQMIF, from the coding sequence ATGTTCCCGAGCTGCCCGGCGCTTCGCAAGGGGCTGAGGCTGCTGCAGCGCGGGGCTCACGGCCCGACGCAGCGGCTGCGGCCCCGCTCCATCCTCATCGCCGGCCAGCAGGTGCCTCCCCGCGGGGCAGGGCTCAGGTCCTGCGGCCCGCCATGCTCGAGCCCCCCGACGAGCGCCGCCTCCTGCTCTGTGGCGCCCAGTCCCATCGACCGCCCGGGGGCGAGGAGTGCGGGCGCGCGGCGCGGGACGGGGAGCCAGATACAAGCGCGGCCCCGGCGCGGGACCACTGAAGTGGCGGGCGCGAGGCGCCCAGGCTCATTTAAGCAGACAGCGCGAGCGCCGCGTGCCGGCCGCGCCGCCTGTGCGCATgtgcccgccccgccccgccccgccccgcgcctgGCGCGCCCGCTGCGGCCTCGCGACTCGGGACGGCGTCGCTCACCGCCTGCTGCCGTTACGGCTGGGCACCGGCGGGGCGCGGGGGGGTGTGGGGTACCCCTCGCTGTGGCTGCGCGGTGCCCTCCCGCTCCGAGAGGCCGACGCCAGGGCATAGCCCGGCCAAGCCCGGCCGCCGCGCAGGGTGCCCGGGGCAGCGGCCCGAGCCCTCGAGGCCTCCCGCCTGACGGAGGCGCCCCGGAAGCGCCGCCACCCTGGCCCCTCTCCCTCGCCCGCCTGCCCCATCCCCGCCCACCCTCTCAGACGGAACGGGGCGCCGACCTCCGGTCCCCCGGACCTCTATTCAAGGTCAAAacttcgcccacctcagccttgctcGACCCGGAGCAGGGAGACGCGGACTCGGCAGAGGGAACCAGAGGCTCTCCCTGCCCTTCGCGCCA
- the LOC118149769 gene encoding uncharacterized protein LOC118149769 isoform X4, with protein MFPSCPALRKGLRLLQRGAHGPTQRLRPRSILIAGQQVPPRGAGLRSCGPPCSSPPTSAASCSVAPSPIDRPGARSAGARRGTGSQIQARPRRGTTEVAGARRPGSFKQTARAPRAGRAACAHVPAPPRPAPRLARPLRPRDSGRRRSPPAAVTAGHRRGAGGCGVPLAVAARCPPAPRGRRQGIARPSPAAAQGARGSGPSPRGLPPDGGAPEAPPPWPLSLARLPHPRPPSQTERGADLRSPGPLFKVKTSPTSALLDPEQGDADSAEGTRGSPCPSRQSSYGIFQMIF; from the coding sequence ATGTTCCCGAGCTGCCCGGCGCTTCGCAAGGGGCTGAGGCTGCTGCAGCGCGGGGCTCACGGCCCGACGCAGCGGCTGCGGCCCCGCTCCATCCTCATCGCCGGCCAGCAGGTGCCTCCCCGCGGGGCAGGGCTCAGGTCCTGCGGCCCGCCATGCTCGAGCCCCCCGACGAGCGCCGCCTCCTGCTCTGTGGCGCCCAGTCCCATCGACCGCCCGGGGGCGAGGAGTGCGGGCGCGCGGCGCGGGACGGGGAGCCAGATACAAGCGCGGCCCCGGCGCGGGACCACTGAAGTGGCGGGCGCGAGGCGCCCAGGCTCATTTAAGCAGACAGCGCGAGCGCCGCGTGCCGGCCGCGCCGCCTGTGCGCATgtgcccgccccgccccgccccgccccgcgcctgGCGCGCCCGCTGCGGCCTCGCGACTCGGGACGGCGTCGCTCACCGCCTGCTGCCGTTACGGCTGGGCACCGGCGGGGCGCGGGGGGGTGTGGGGTACCCCTCGCTGTGGCTGCGCGGTGCCCTCCCGCTCCGAGAGGCCGACGCCAGGGCATAGCCCGGCCAAGCCCGGCCGCCGCGCAGGGTGCCCGGGGCAGCGGCCCGAGCCCTCGAGGCCTCCCGCCTGACGGAGGCGCCCCGGAAGCGCCGCCACCCTGGCCCCTCTCCCTCGCCCGCCTGCCCCATCCCCGCCCACCCTCTCAGACGGAACGGGGCGCCGACCTCCGGTCCCCCGGACCTCTATTCAAGGTCAAAacttcgcccacctcagccttgctcGACCCGGAGCAGGGAGACGCGGACTCGGCAGAGGGAACCAGAGGCTCTCCCTGCCCTTCGCGCCA
- the LOC118149769 gene encoding uncharacterized protein LOC118149769 isoform X3 → MFPSCPALRKGLRLLQRGAHGPTQRLRPRSILIAGQQVPPRGAGLRSCGPPCSSPPTSAASCSVAPSPIDRPGARSAGARRGTGSQIQARPRRGTTEVAGARRPGSFKQTARAPRAGRAACAHVPAPPRPAPRLARPLRPRDSGRRRSPPAAVTAGHRRGAGGCGVPLAVAARCPPAPRGRRQGIARPSPAAAQGARGSGPSPRGLPPDGGAPEAPPPWPLSLARLPHPRPPSQTERGADLRSPGPLFKVKTSPTSALLDPEQGDADSAEGTRGSPCPSRQNGIEQAQQHNTPSA, encoded by the coding sequence ATGTTCCCGAGCTGCCCGGCGCTTCGCAAGGGGCTGAGGCTGCTGCAGCGCGGGGCTCACGGCCCGACGCAGCGGCTGCGGCCCCGCTCCATCCTCATCGCCGGCCAGCAGGTGCCTCCCCGCGGGGCAGGGCTCAGGTCCTGCGGCCCGCCATGCTCGAGCCCCCCGACGAGCGCCGCCTCCTGCTCTGTGGCGCCCAGTCCCATCGACCGCCCGGGGGCGAGGAGTGCGGGCGCGCGGCGCGGGACGGGGAGCCAGATACAAGCGCGGCCCCGGCGCGGGACCACTGAAGTGGCGGGCGCGAGGCGCCCAGGCTCATTTAAGCAGACAGCGCGAGCGCCGCGTGCCGGCCGCGCCGCCTGTGCGCATgtgcccgccccgccccgccccgccccgcgcctgGCGCGCCCGCTGCGGCCTCGCGACTCGGGACGGCGTCGCTCACCGCCTGCTGCCGTTACGGCTGGGCACCGGCGGGGCGCGGGGGGGTGTGGGGTACCCCTCGCTGTGGCTGCGCGGTGCCCTCCCGCTCCGAGAGGCCGACGCCAGGGCATAGCCCGGCCAAGCCCGGCCGCCGCGCAGGGTGCCCGGGGCAGCGGCCCGAGCCCTCGAGGCCTCCCGCCTGACGGAGGCGCCCCGGAAGCGCCGCCACCCTGGCCCCTCTCCCTCGCCCGCCTGCCCCATCCCCGCCCACCCTCTCAGACGGAACGGGGCGCCGACCTCCGGTCCCCCGGACCTCTATTCAAGGTCAAAacttcgcccacctcagccttgctcGACCCGGAGCAGGGAGACGCGGACTCGGCAGAGGGAACCAGAGGCTCTCCCTGCCCTTCGCGCCA